From the Parasedimentitalea marina genome, one window contains:
- a CDS encoding beta strand repeat-containing protein: MPNPRFQQSFTDDPVAPSGTVTLRYELSNPNPGQILSDMTFIDNISAITGSTGISINTVPGTDPCGVSSSVALIFIDDDVFGVELTAGTLAASDSCSFNVTLDIDSDVAPADYVSTSGDVTATVSGNTVIASGASDTLQIEGGANLSFAKEFTETVLGAGQSTTLTFLLTSAPESPSTATGLTFTDDLSSFLAGATFSTNSDNCGGSPVLSAGDTLLTYSGGSLAPDASCTIDVTVTLPGSLTNGTYTNTTSTLTGTAGGESLVVSAASDDLQILTAEPLQLTKSFSPAEALPGEAVTLTYTLTNPDPTFAYAVSVFTESYSSALGSLAATSMPAGGFCGGSSTASGTTFGIFASLDIAAGDSCSFDVPLLVPVGAADGSYSSVTSSINATVDGNAVVLPAVGASFSVNSAQVELSKSYSDDTLAPGDTVTVDYVLTNLSSIQALSALAFTDNLDTQLSGLVATDTPIISTCGGGSSREPQRSVSRGTLAASASCTISVTQQVPGGASASIYSGTTSGVTGTASGLAITGPAVSAAFTVTSFELPSFSKSFSDPVLGAGGSTTLTYVITNNDGSTTLSGLRFSDDLDAALTGFSVTGGTGSNLCGTGSTVSGTSEILLEDGTLAPGDSCNIVLTVAVPAGATTGGYPGATSTLTENGEFAASAASATLTIEPAPGFSKDFASSSIVQGDVSTLTFTLDNSAASVAASSLDFTDNLPAGLTVASPANASTTCTGGTLTATTGTASISYTGGSAAAASCTVSADVRATSSGTLVNTSGDLTSFLGNSGTATATLSVSAAPVPGFAKAFSDDSIAQGGSTPLTFTIDNSAALMEASSLDFTDNLPTGLTVASPANASTTCTGGTLTATAGAASISYTGGSTAIGASCTVSADVTAATTGSLVNTSGDLTSSLGNSGTATATLKVPGLSLDSPIASDDVVNSAEAPAVTFSGSTTQIEDGETVSVTVTDSASATVSGSATVASDAWSLALDLSSLADGALTVTADAADASGSSAPQVSASFSKNTNTPSLAFDSPLAGDDIVSAAESATVTISGTSSGVPDGETVSVTVTDSASATVSGSTTAASDAWSLVLDLSSLAEGSLTVTADAADGAGNPVVQISTTLSHDLNPPTGYSASFDQDPVNNSNESAASFTFASAETGTSYAYTISSDGGGSDVTGSGTIASATDQITGIDLSGLGDGTLTLSVVLTDSANQAGTAATDTTTKNTDAPTVTLSGPTDAQSDPFTVDLTFGEAVTGLAASALIIDNGTASDLTGSGTSYSVTITPDHDGTVTLSLPAGSAQDSTGNGNLVSNEIEVIADLTGTPDPNPDPDADGDGIPDNLESSTADRDGDGIVDSADYDPQGYFYCEDDGRILSGGGITVTGPSGSNSSVGISNNINILRDGSTGEYQWFALVPGNYSVSYSYPSTGVASTARLSSGSLDVTSLLPANPAVLGSTEVGSTGVLADTSLSANPAFYDSFVIEVATPMCWPITFQ, encoded by the coding sequence ATGCCCAACCCCCGTTTTCAGCAAAGCTTCACCGATGATCCGGTGGCGCCAAGTGGCACTGTCACTCTGCGCTATGAGCTCAGCAATCCCAATCCCGGCCAGATCCTCAGCGATATGACCTTTATCGACAATATTTCCGCGATTACGGGCAGTACGGGCATTTCGATCAATACCGTGCCCGGCACCGATCCCTGTGGGGTGAGCAGTAGTGTGGCGTTGATCTTCATCGACGACGATGTCTTTGGCGTTGAGCTTACCGCCGGGACCCTGGCGGCCAGCGACAGCTGTAGCTTTAATGTGACGCTGGATATCGACAGTGATGTGGCGCCGGCAGACTATGTCTCGACCAGTGGGGACGTGACAGCCACGGTGAGCGGCAATACCGTCATCGCCTCTGGCGCAAGCGATACACTACAGATCGAGGGCGGTGCCAATCTCAGCTTTGCCAAAGAATTCACTGAGACGGTCCTTGGCGCGGGTCAAAGCACCACGCTCACCTTCCTCCTGACCAGTGCCCCAGAATCCCCCAGTACAGCCACCGGCCTCACCTTCACCGATGATCTGAGCAGCTTTCTTGCGGGGGCGACCTTCAGCACCAACAGCGACAACTGCGGTGGCAGCCCGGTGCTATCGGCTGGCGATACACTCCTGACCTACAGTGGCGGCTCTCTGGCCCCCGATGCCAGCTGTACAATCGATGTGACCGTTACGCTTCCGGGCAGCCTGACCAATGGCACCTATACCAATACCACCTCGACGCTCACCGGCACGGCCGGCGGTGAATCCCTGGTGGTCTCTGCCGCCAGCGATGACCTGCAAATTCTCACAGCAGAACCGCTGCAACTGACCAAGAGTTTCTCTCCTGCCGAGGCCCTGCCTGGCGAGGCCGTCACCCTAACCTATACGCTGACCAACCCGGATCCGACCTTCGCTTATGCGGTCTCCGTCTTTACCGAAAGCTACTCCTCCGCCTTAGGTAGTCTGGCCGCCACCTCTATGCCCGCAGGCGGTTTCTGCGGCGGGTCAAGCACAGCCTCGGGCACCACCTTTGGTATTTTCGCGTCCCTGGACATTGCGGCGGGCGACAGCTGCAGCTTTGATGTGCCATTGCTGGTGCCAGTCGGAGCTGCGGATGGCAGTTACAGCAGCGTCACCTCCAGCATCAACGCAACAGTGGATGGCAATGCGGTGGTCCTGCCTGCTGTCGGCGCCAGTTTTTCTGTAAATTCTGCACAGGTAGAACTGAGCAAATCCTATAGCGATGATACCCTGGCTCCTGGTGACACGGTGACCGTGGATTATGTGCTGACCAACCTCAGCAGCATACAGGCGCTCAGCGCGCTGGCCTTTACGGATAATCTGGATACCCAGCTTTCTGGCCTGGTGGCCACCGACACGCCAATCATTTCCACCTGCGGCGGCGGCTCCTCTCGGGAACCTCAACGCTCAGTTTCTCGGGGCACCCTGGCCGCCAGCGCCAGCTGTACCATCAGCGTGACCCAGCAAGTCCCGGGCGGCGCCAGTGCCAGCATCTATTCTGGCACCACCAGCGGTGTAACCGGCACTGCCAGCGGTCTCGCGATCACTGGTCCTGCCGTCTCTGCGGCTTTCACGGTCACCTCCTTCGAATTGCCCAGCTTCAGCAAAAGCTTCTCTGACCCCGTTCTTGGCGCGGGCGGCAGCACCACGCTGACCTATGTAATCACCAACAATGACGGCAGCACCACCCTCTCTGGCCTGCGCTTTAGCGATGATCTGGATGCGGCTCTCACCGGGTTTAGCGTCACTGGCGGCACTGGCAGTAACCTTTGCGGCACCGGCTCAACCGTGTCCGGCACCAGTGAAATCCTCCTGGAGGATGGCACGCTGGCCCCCGGAGACAGCTGTAATATCGTGCTGACAGTTGCCGTTCCCGCTGGGGCCACCACGGGCGGCTACCCTGGCGCCACCAGCACCCTGACCGAAAATGGGGAATTCGCCGCTAGCGCTGCCAGCGCCACGCTGACCATTGAGCCAGCGCCTGGATTTTCCAAGGATTTTGCCAGTTCTTCCATCGTGCAGGGGGATGTCTCCACGCTCACCTTCACTCTGGACAACAGTGCCGCCAGCGTTGCGGCCAGCAGCCTGGATTTCACCGATAACCTGCCCGCAGGGTTGACCGTGGCCAGCCCCGCCAATGCCAGCACCACCTGCACCGGCGGCACATTGACCGCAACCACAGGCACCGCCAGCATCAGCTACACAGGCGGCAGTGCCGCTGCCGCCAGCTGTACTGTCTCTGCAGATGTGCGCGCCACCAGCAGCGGAACTCTGGTCAACACCAGCGGGGATCTCACCTCTTTCCTTGGCAATTCCGGCACCGCAACCGCCACCTTAAGCGTCAGTGCTGCACCGGTCCCAGGCTTTGCAAAAGCCTTTTCCGATGACAGCATCGCCCAGGGCGGCAGCACCCCGCTGACCTTCACCATCGACAACAGTGCTGCCTTGATGGAGGCCAGTAGCCTGGACTTCACCGATAACCTGCCCACAGGGTTGACCGTGGCCAGCCCCGCCAATGCCAGCACCACCTGCACCGGCGGCACATTGACCGCAACCGCAGGCGCCGCCAGCATCAGCTACACAGGCGGCAGTACAGCCATTGGTGCCAGCTGTACCGTCTCTGCAGATGTCACCGCCGCGACAACTGGCAGCCTGGTCAACACCAGCGGAGATCTCACCTCTTCCCTTGGCAACTCCGGCACCGCAACTGCCACTCTGAAAGTGCCGGGCCTGAGCCTGGACAGCCCGATTGCCTCTGATGACGTGGTCAATTCGGCCGAGGCCCCTGCAGTCACCTTCTCTGGCAGTACCACACAGATCGAAGATGGCGAGACTGTCAGCGTCACCGTCACCGACAGTGCCTCGGCCACAGTTTCGGGCAGCGCCACAGTGGCCAGTGATGCCTGGAGCCTGGCGCTGGATCTCAGCAGCCTTGCCGACGGCGCCCTCACTGTGACCGCTGATGCTGCTGATGCCTCGGGCTCCTCGGCGCCGCAGGTCAGCGCCAGTTTCTCAAAGAATACCAATACGCCCTCTCTGGCCTTTGACAGCCCGCTGGCCGGAGACGATATTGTCTCTGCCGCAGAAAGTGCAACAGTCACCATTTCGGGCACATCTTCCGGCGTGCCCGATGGCGAGACTGTCAGCGTTACCGTCACCGACAGCGCCTCGGCTACGGTTTCGGGCAGCACCACAGCGGCCAGCGATGCCTGGAGCCTGGTGCTGGATCTCAGCAGCCTTGCCGAAGGCAGCTTGACCGTCACGGCAGATGCCGCCGATGGGGCGGGAAACCCGGTGGTTCAGATCAGCACCACGCTGAGCCATGATCTCAACCCACCCACAGGCTATAGTGCCAGCTTTGATCAGGATCCGGTCAACAACAGCAACGAGAGTGCTGCCAGCTTCACCTTCGCCAGTGCCGAGACCGGCACCAGCTATGCCTATACGATCTCCTCGGACGGCGGCGGCAGCGATGTCACCGGCAGTGGCACCATTGCCAGCGCAACGGATCAGATCACCGGCATTGACCTGTCCGGGCTGGGCGATGGCACGCTGACACTTTCGGTGGTTCTGACCGACAGCGCAAACCAGGCTGGAACCGCAGCCACGGATACCACCACCAAGAATACTGACGCACCCACAGTCACGCTGAGCGGCCCGACAGATGCGCAGAGCGATCCCTTCACCGTTGATCTGACCTTCGGCGAAGCGGTGACCGGACTGGCCGCAAGCGCATTGATCATTGACAATGGCACCGCCTCAGACCTCACCGGCAGCGGCACCAGCTACAGTGTCACAATAACGCCAGATCATGATGGCACCGTGACACTCTCGCTGCCTGCAGGCAGTGCCCAGGACAGCACCGGCAACGGCAACCTCGTCAGCAACGAGATCGAGGTCATCGCCGACCTGACCGGCACACCCGATCCCAATCCGGATCCTGATGCGGATGGCGACGGCATTCCCGACAATTTGGAAAGCAGCACCGCCGACCGCGATGGTGACGGGATTGTGGATTCGGCCGATTATGACCCTCAGGGCTACTTCTACTGCGAGGATGACGGCCGCATCCTGTCCGGCGGCGGCATTACCGTCACCGGCCCCAGCGGCTCCAACAGCAGCGTTGGGATCTCGAATAACATTAATATCCTGCGCGATGGCTCGACCGGAGAATACCAGTGGTTTGCCCTCGTGCCCGGCAACTACAGCGTGTCTTACAGCTACCCAAGCACCGGCGTGGCAAGCACCGCCCGGCTGTCCTCTGGCAGTCTGGACGTGACCTCGTTACTGCCCGCCAACCCAGCTGTGCTTGGCTCTACCGAAGTGGGCAGCACCGGTGTGCTGGCAGATACCTCCCTCAGCGCCAACCCGGCGTTCTACGACAGTTTCGTCATCGAGGTGGCGACCCCAATGTGCTGGCCAATAACATTCCAATGA
- a CDS encoding Calx-beta domain-containing protein: MTQCSAVVTLSANDNGAEANGGSTDSVGFTVSLSPSSSQDTVISYSLGGSATSGTDFVTPTGSVTVVAGDTSATIELTVLEDGLIEGSETLTLTLTAVTSGAPGVTLSTTTSDLTRSSTITDDDFAVVSVTNDDLTASENGTDTAAMSFVLLGQPTQDVQLAFAGDAQCSVSPQR, translated from the coding sequence ATGACCCAATGCTCTGCCGTGGTCACGCTGAGTGCCAATGATAACGGCGCCGAAGCCAATGGCGGCAGCACCGATAGCGTCGGCTTTACCGTGAGCCTGAGCCCGAGCTCGTCTCAGGATACCGTGATCAGCTACAGTCTGGGCGGCAGCGCCACCTCGGGCACGGATTTCGTGACACCCACAGGCAGCGTCACGGTTGTGGCGGGCGACACCTCTGCCACGATCGAATTGACGGTGCTGGAAGACGGGCTGATCGAAGGCAGTGAAACCCTGACCCTGACCCTGACTGCGGTTACCTCCGGTGCACCCGGCGTTACCCTGTCGACCACCACATCGGACCTGACCCGCAGCAGCACGATCACCGATGACGATTTTGCCGTGGTCTCCGTGACCAATGACGATCTGACCGCTTCGGAAAATGGCACTGATACCGCTGCCATGTCCTTTGTTCTGCTGGGCCAGCCGACACAGGATGTGCAACTGGCCTTTGCCGGTGATGCGCAATGTAGCGTCTCCCCGCAACGCTGA
- a CDS encoding ASPIC/UnbV domain-containing protein, which produces MTATAAQFDLDGDGDLDLVTHPVNGPLALFRNTAQGSRLVVELEDLTGNRAGIGARITLLNADGSAQMRELQLGGGFMSFDAPRAHFGLAGAQHAAGLQILWPDGVQTQLKGPLSAGQLYRITRHPRPE; this is translated from the coding sequence ATGACCGCGACTGCGGCGCAGTTCGACCTGGATGGGGATGGAGATCTTGATTTGGTGACCCATCCGGTCAACGGACCGCTGGCGCTGTTTCGCAACACAGCCCAAGGCTCGAGACTGGTCGTGGAGCTGGAGGATCTGACCGGCAACCGCGCGGGTATTGGCGCCCGGATCACCCTGCTGAACGCAGATGGCAGCGCGCAGATGCGCGAGCTGCAATTGGGCGGCGGATTCATGAGTTTTGATGCACCGCGGGCTCATTTTGGTTTGGCGGGCGCGCAACACGCCGCCGGTTTGCAAATTCTCTGGCCCGATGGCGTGCAAACCCAACTGAAAGGCCCTCTGTCTGCGGGACAGCTTTATCGGATCACCCGACACCCGCGCCCAGAATAG